A window of Chryseobacterium scophthalmum genomic DNA:
TCCGGGAGCGAATATTGAATTCTTCCAACCGCCTTCTATTCCTGGTTATGGTGCTGCAGGTGGTTTTGAATTAAGACTTCTCGATAAAGCCGGAAGTGGTGATTACCAAAAAATGGAGCAGGTAAGTACTGATTTTGTAAAAGAATTGAAGAAACGTCCTGAATTAGGTTCCGCATTTACCTTCTATTCTGCGAGTTTCCCTCAATATATGCTTAAAATCGATAATGATTTGGCCGAACAAAAAGGGGTAAGCATAGAAAAAGCAATGGATAATCTTTCCACCTTGATTGGTTCAAACTACGAAACAAGTTTCATCCGTTTTGATAGACCTTATAAAGTAATTGTTCAGGCTGGTCCGCAATATCGTGCTTTACCGAGTGATTTGTTGAAATTATATGTAAAAAACGATAAAGATCAGATGGTCCCGTATTCAGATTTTATGCATTTAGAAAAAGTATATGGTCTTTCAGAGATTACGAGACATAATATGTACAATTCTTCCGAAGTAAGTGGAACTCCGGCTCCAGGTTACAGTTCCGGACAGGCGATTAAAGCTATTCAGGAAGTTGCCGATAAAACGTTACCAAGAGGTTTCGGAATCGACTGGGCGGGAATTTCAAAAGATGAAGTAGGCCGTGGAAACGAAGCGGTTTATATCTTCTTGATCTGTTTAGGATTTGTTTATTTAATTCTTTCTGCGCAGTATGAAAGCTTTATTCTTCCTTTACCGGTAATCCTTTCTTTACCTACAGGTATTTTCGGAGCATTTTTATGTCTAAAACTTTTAGGTTTAGAAAACAACATCTATGCACAGGTTGCAATGGTCATGTTGATCGGACTTTTAGGTAAAAATGCGGTATTGATTATTGAATTTGCCGTTCAGAAAAAAGCGGAAGAAGGAATTTCGGTGACGAAAGCAGCAATTGAAGGAGCAGCAGTTCGTTTCAGACCTATTTTGATGACTTCATTTGCATTTGTTGCAGGATTAATTCCTTTGGTAATGGCAACCGGACCGGGAGCTGTAGGAAACAGAACTATCGGAACTGCTGCTGCAGGAGGAATGCTTTTAGGAACCGTTTTCGGACTGATGATTATTCCAGGATTATATTACATTTTCGGGACCATTGCCGATAAAACAAGATTGGCAAAATATGAAGAAGAAAATCCTTTAACAGAACAAACAGAACCTTATCAACACGATGATAAACATGAAGATTTATAATAAATATATTGCTGCCATTGCCGTATCGCTTGTTTTAGCAAGTTGTAAAGCTCCGATGGCAACGGTGATTCAGGACGACGTAAAAAATAATATTCCTGAGAATTTTAAGCAAGATGAACAGCAGGATGTTAATAACAACAGCGGAACAACACCTTGGAGACAGTTTTTTACCGATCCGAATCTGGTAAGTTTAATTGAAACTTCTCTTAAAAATAATCAGGAGTTGATGATCACGCTTCAGGAGATCGAGATCGCCAAAAGTGGGGTCGTTGCTAAAAAAGGAAAGCTTTCTCCAACTGTAAGAGCAGGTTTAGGAGCAGGAGTAAAAAAAGCGGGTCGTTACACCAGCGAAGGAGCAGGTGATGCTTCAACGGAAATCGAGCCAGGAAAAGAAATGCCCGATCCGCTTGGGAATTTCGAAGGAGGTTTGATGGCCAACTGGGAAATCGACATCTGGAAAAAACTCAGAAATGAGAAAGATGCTGCCGTTGCGCATTATCTTTCAACCGTTGAAGGAAAGAATTTTGTGCTTTCTAATCTGATCGAGGAAGTTGCCGATAATTATTACGAATTATTGGCGTTGGATAATCAGCTGGATATTATTCAGCAATATATCAAACTGCAGACGAGAGCTTTAGAAATTTCAAAAATTCAGAAACAAGCAGCTGCAGCAACTGAATTGGCAGTGAAAAAGTTTGAAGCTGAATTGGCAAAATCAAAAGCGACAGAATACACAATTCGTCAGCAGATTACTGAAAAAGAAAATCAGATCAATGCGCTTTGTGGTCGTTATCCGCAACCGATCGTAAGAACTAAGGAAAGCTTTATGTCGACCATTCCACAAACGGTTTACACGGGAATTCCATCTCAGTTATTAGCAAACCGTCCTGATATTAAACAGGCTGAATTAGAATTAAAAGCTGCAAAATTAGATGTTGAAGCGGCAAGAAAAGAATTCTATCCAAGTTTAGAAATTTCTGCAACTTTAGGATTGGAAGCTTTTAAACCTTCTTATTTAGTTAAAATGCCGGAATCAATTGCTTACAATTTGGTTGGAGAATTGGCTGGTCCACTGATTAACAAAAGTGCGATTAAAGCAAATTTCCAAACAGCAGATGCGAAACAGATTCAGGCTTTGTATGAATATGACAAAACCATTCTGAATGCGTACTTAGACATCTCAAACTTAATGTCTAAAGTGAAAAATATCGATCAGTATTATCAGTTAAAATCTCAGGAAACACAAGCTTTAGACCAATCTATTGATATTGCCAATCAGCTTTTCAAAAATTCGAGAGCAGACTATCTGGAAGTTTTACTCAACCAAAGAGACGCTTTAGATGCGAAAATGGAATTGATCGAAGCCAAAGAAAAGCAGTTAAGTACTGTAGTTGACATCTACAAAAGTTTAGGTGGCGGCTGGAAATAGGTTTAGTTTTTTTATTCATATCATTATTTCATTCGTTGAAGTCCGGTTCTAATTTTTTAGAGCCGGACTTTTTTATTGAAAATAATTTATATCGAAATAAAACGCGTCAAGTTTTGGCGCATTACAGCTATAGCTTTGCAGTATAAAATATTGAGAGTTATGGAAATCCCGTTTTATTTAAGCTTCAGAGAATTTGAAAATGATTATTATAACAATCTTGAAAACTGGTTTGAAAACAATCGAAATACCAATGAGACCGATTTTCTTCTTCATCTGAAAGAGATGTATAAGCCGTATTTATGCTATAATTTTTCGAAAGACAGATTACAGGCAGATGCAGTGATCGAAATAAATAATTGTTTCTTTCCATATCATGAAAACTTTGGAATTTCTTTTAATATAAATCATGAAAACGCTAAAAATTTCAAAACCGGAATCAGCAATATTTCTGAAATAAAAAGCATCACGATGATGGAATATGCTCAACATATTTTAGACAGAATCCATCAATATTTTCAGAAAAATAAAATTTCAATGAAAGAAAATGAAACGATTCTGGATTACATCAATCATTATGAATTGATCACTGCAAAAGAAAAAACTGGCTATTATCCTAACTATGATTTGCATCAGAAAAAACTTCCGTTTTTAAAGGCTTTTCTTCCTCGCTTCGGAAGTACGGTGGATATGTCTTTATACCGAAATTTTTATTTTTCAGTGGTACGAATTGCAGATTTCATAGACTCAAAATTGAATGAAGTTCAGGCTTTTGATCAAAGTATTTATAGTGAATTAAAATCTGAAGCAATGATAAAAGTTCACATGAGAGGTCATAGTTTTTTGACTATTTGCAATTGATTTTTTTTTTAGGAGCTTAATCCCGCTTTCCGCACTCGCTATTTTTTAGTTTCGGCGGCGGCTTTGCCGCCGCCGAATCCAAAAAAATGAGCTCAAACAATTGCTCCAATCGGGGCTAAGAAATGAGGTTTCCAAAACCCGAATTTAAAAATTAAAACAAATTGCCCGATTTAGAAAAGAAATAAAAGATTAATCCATTAAATAAAATTCCCATTGCTTGGAAGCGGTTAAGCTAATAACCAATTACAATAAATAATCCGCACGGGTTTTGGGAATTTTAGGATTAATTATTAATTTTTAGCGAAAGATTCCAGTTTTGAACTTTTGTTTCTTTTGCTTTAAAATGAAAGAATATTTATTGAACATTCATACACATCATTATATTGTCGAAATGCATTTTGAGCTATTAAATTTGAAAAGTTTTGTAAGTCATTCTGATTTTCTCGACTTAGGAAGCTGAAGCGTTAAGAAAATTAAAAATTAATCCGTTAAAAAATTCCCACTGTTTGAGTGCGGGACAAAATTAAGAACCCAATCACTAATATATGATCCGCACGAGTTTTGGGGATTTTAGGATTAATTATTAATTTTTAGCGAAAGATTCCAGTCTTGAATTTTTGGTCCGTTTGCTTCAAGGCAAAAGGACGAAATAATCAAATTTGAATTACTAAGTAGAAACAATTTTTATAGAACAGGTTCATTTCAAGCAAAAAACCAGATCAATTGATCTGGTTTTTGTTTTTGTAGAGAAGATGGGATTCGAACCCACGATACAGTTACCCGTATACCACCTTTCCAGGGTGGCTCCTTCAACCACTCGGACACCTCTCTATGTTTGAAGACTGCAAAAATAGGCTATTTTATTGAATCTACAAATTCTTAATTTAAAATTACTCGCTTATTTCTCCACAGATATTTCTTGCAAAATTATCGGCAAAACTTCCGTGATAATTAGGATTGTCAATAAGATGCATTGCCTTAGTAATCGCAGATTCTGCGGTCATATCTCTTCCGCTGATTGCGCCGATTCTTGAGAAAATATTAGAGTTCTCGTATTTTCCAAACGATATTCCGCCTGAAATACACTGACTTACCACTACGATTTCGGTTCCGTTATTTCTGATTTGCTGTAAAGTTTCCAAGGTTTTTTCGCTGCTGAAAATTGTTCCCGAACCAAAAACCTGTAAAATCAAAACCTTCATTTTCGGAATTTCTTTAAAATGATTCAGCTTCATTCCCGGGAAAATTCTCCAGAACAAAACATCTTCAGAAATATGTTCATCTACATGAAATTCAATTCTGCCGTCACAACGGAAAAGATTATCCTTATCAATTTTTAAATGAACTCCAGATTGTCCTAAAATAGGGTAGTTTGGACTTGCATACGCATCAAAATACTCCGCTGAATATTTTAAAGTACGGTTTCCTCTCAATAATTTATATTCAAAATAGATCGCAACTTCCTGAATAACCGCATCGTTTTGTTCATACAGACTTGCATAATACAAACTCGTCAGAAGATTTTCTTTGGCGTCAGTTCTCAAATCTCCAATTGGAAGTTGTGAACCGGTTAAAATAACGGGTTTTGTCAAACCTTTCAACATAAAACTCAATGCAGAAGCAGTATAAGACATCGTATCTGTCCCGTGAAGAATCAGGAAGCCGTCATATTTCTTATAATTGTCGAATATTAAATTGGCAATCATTCTCCATTCTTCAGGTCCCATATCGGATGAGTCGAGCGGTTGTGCAAAAGGATGTACGAAAACTTCGCATTCCATCAATTTCATTTCGGGCATTTTCTCAAAAATATTTCCGAAATCAAAGGCACGGAGACTTCCGGTTTCGTAATCTTTTTCCATACCAATCGTTCCGCCGGTATAAATCAGAAGGACTTTTCGCTTCATTTTTTTATTTAAATTAAAGATTTTGAGTTTCTTTTCAGGTTCAGAATTTCAAAATTACGTTAATTTGCAAAGATTTGAAAGAAGATGAAAGATTTAGAGAAAACTTACGAGTATTTACAGCAATTTTTAACGGAAGAAAGATTAAGAAAAATCGAACATTTTGCTCCTGAAAGTTCAGATTTTATACTTCCGGTGATTGAAGATGTTTATCAATTCAGAAACGCAGCGGCAATTGTACGTTCTGTTGAAGCCTGTGGTTTTCATAAAGTTGTTGCTTTGCAGGAAGAGCATAGTTTTGAGCCGAATTTAAAAGTCACAAAAGGAGCAGATACGTGGGTTGAAGTAGAAAGACTTCCAAGAAATATGGAGTCTTTTCAGAATATTAAAGACAGAGGTTATAAAATGGTGGCTGTTTCTTTAGAAAAAAATGCAAAATTTTTACCTGAATACGAAATTACCAAACCGATTGCTTTGGTTTTCGGAACTGAAATGGAAGGCGTTTCTGAAGAAATTTTAGATTTTGCAGATGAAACTTTGGCGATTCCAATGTATGGTTTTACAAGAAGTTTTAATGTTTCTGTTGCTGCCTCAATTTGTATGTATGAATTAAAGCAAAAGCTTATAAAATCGAATATTGATTATAAATTAAATGAGGAAAAACTCCTGAGAATGAAAATTCGTTGGGCAGTAAACTCGATGAGAAGCGGGAATCAGGTTTTTGAAAAATATTTAAAAGACAATAATTTTAGCTTTTAAAAGTTATTATTAAAATTTTAAATCATCATGGCGAGATTATTGCTTGTTTTATTTTTGCTTTTATCCGGTAGTGTATTCTCTCAATTGAAATTTGATACGCTCTCTCATAGAAAATTAAAAACTACGGTTACTCCTGCAATATTAGCTGGTTATCATTATGCAGGTGATGCAAAAGATAATACAGAAACATTCAGAGCGTCGCAAATGCACATCATTGAAGTTGTTTTTGCCAAAGTCATTGAGTATGGAGGAAATCACGGTGCTGCAAAAGTATATTATGCAGGAAGTGATTTTATTTTTAATAACCGATATGATTTTTTTATGGCTCCAAAAATCGGAGTAAGCTCAAGTGCAGGAATTGCATTGGGTGCAGAAGTGCAATTCCAGACTAATTTTGAAAAAGTAATTCCGCGAGTAATGCCATATTTTGGATTTGGCGGCGGTGGCGGAAAACTGACTGTCGGATATAATTTTAGACTATTAAAAGCCGAAAATTTTCCGATCAATACTCTTCAGGTAGGAATTACCTGGCCGATAAAAAGGTTTAAGGAGAAAATTATTTAATCATCTTATTATAGTTCCAGGCGGCAACAAAAACTCCGGCAGTTTCTGTTCTCAATCTTTGATTTCCTAATGAAACCGCTTTGATTCCTTTTTCTGCTAAAAATAGAATTTCCTTATCCGAGAAATCACCTTCAGGACCAATCAGAAAAGTATAGTTTTCTAATTTTGGAATTTCATTTAAAGCGATTCTCTCTAAATTTTCATTACAATGAGCCACAAAAGTGGTTTCAGAATCAATCGTTTTAAGAAAGTCCTGAATTTTAATCAAATCATTTATAACAGGAAAATGAAATCTCAAACTTTGCTTTGAGGCTGCAATTGCCTGTTTCCTGATTTTATCAATATTCAGATTTTTACGTTCGGTTTTTTCGGTTTGAAGAATCGTAATTTCAGAAATTCCCATTTCTACGGCTTTTTCTACGAAAAACTCGATACGGTCAATATTTTTTGTTGGAGCAATGGCAATGTGAAGCTTAGGACTGAAATCTGGAGTTTCCGTTTTAATTTCAACAACTTCAATTCCTGCTTTTTTACCTTCAATAATCAATGTTCCGGAAGCAAGATTTCCCTTTCCGTCAGTCACATGTATTTCTTCACCGTCTTTCATACGAAGAACTTTTACAATGTGTTGCTGTTCTTCGTCATTGATGATTGCTTTTCCGTTATTGATTTCTCCAAAAAAAAGTTTCATAAAATGGAATATTTAGAATCTGTCTGAGTTTAATTAAGTTAATATTCTTTAAAAAAAGATTTCATTTTCACTTATAAATGCTACTCCGGTTTTTATCGTGGTATAAATATCGCCTTCACAATCTCTGTAAGAACACATGTAGATTTCCTCAATCCAAACATTATTCATAAAAATCATATTCAGATATTCATTTTTTCTTAAATTATTTTTGATGGATAAATAATCTCCTTCTTTTGGTTCGAAATCAAAACTGAAAACATTTTCAGAATTTATTTTCTCAATAATTTCTTCTTTTATATTTTGAATATATCCAATTTCTGAACTCGCCATTAAATAATCTTCGTCTTCAGATGGTTCTGTCACTTCATTTTTCTCGGTAATGGTTTCTAAAACCCAATAATATTTTGAGTTCTTTTTAGATTGTGTTCCCAGTACTTTTTCTTCTAATAATATCTTCATTATAAATCGTATTTTGAGGTTGCTGTTGTTCTTAAATCTGTAAATTCTCCTCTTTCAAATTTAAGCTGAGCAACCATTGCAATCATTGCTGCGTTATCGGTAGTATATTCAAATTTTGGAATGTAAATATTCCAGCCTAATTTTTCGTGATTGTCCTGCATTACTTTTCTCAATGCTGAATTGGCAGAAACTCCACCGGCAATCGCAACTTCTTTTATGTTTAAATCTTTTGCAGCTTTTTCTAATTTATTCATTAAAATTTCGATGATACATTTCTGAACCGAGGCGCAAAGATCATTCATATTTTCTTTAATGAAATCAGGGTTTTTCTTGACTTCTTTCTGAATAAAATATAAAACCGAAGTTTTAATTCCGCTAAAAGAATAATCGTAGTTGTCTAATTTAGGTTTATTAAATTTAAAAGCATCAGGATTTCCTTCCTTGGCTAATCTATCAATGATTGGACCTGCAGGATAATCTAAATCAAAAATTTTCCCGATTTTATCAAAAGCTTCACCCGCTGCATCATCAATTGTTTTTCCGATAATTTCCATGTCAAAATAATCTTTTACCAAGACAATCATCGTATGTCCGCCACTTACGGTTAGACACAAAAACGGGAACTTTGGCGGCACAGGATTTGCATCGTCAATGAAATGCGCTAAAATATGCGCCTGAAGGTGATTTACTTCTATTAAAGGAACATCTAAACTCATAGCGAGCGACTTAGCAAAAGAAGTTCCTACAAGCAAAGAACCCAAAAGTCCGGGACCTCTGGTAAAGCCTATGGCTGAAATTGCATTTTGTTGTATATTTGCTTTGAGTATAGATTTTTCAACTACAGGAATAATATTCTGCTGATGGGCACGAGAAGCCAGCTCTGGAACTACACCACCATATTCTTTGTGGATTTCCTGATTGGCTGCAATGTTTGAAAGAATAGAATTTCCTTTGATAATAGCTGCTGAAGTGTCATCGCAAGATGATTCGATACCTAAAATTATAGAGTCGCTCATAATAATGGCAAAGTTAGAGAATAATAACGAAAATGAGAACAAAAAATCGGTAGCTGAAAACCTGGGAGATCAGGTACAAAAGACCGTAGAAAATGTTCAGGAGACTGTGAAAGAGGCTTCTGAGCTGGCTTCAGACGCTATAAATCACCCAATAGATACCGCACAAGAATTTGGTAAACAGGCAGCTAAAGATGTTGTAAGCTATTCTTGGTGGGCAAAACTTTTATTGATTCTTTTCTGGACGCTTCTTTCAATTATCGTTCTTGTTTTTATTGCAATTAACTTACCGGTTACCAAAAGATGGGCTGCAGATCAGGCTTTACAGATTGTCAACAGAGATTTTAAAGCTAAAATGTCTACCGAAAGTGTAGAGGTCGATTTCTTTGGAGATGTTACCATTAAAGGTTTAAGGATAAAAGATTATAAAAATCTAGACTTTATTAAAGCAAGAGAGTTTAAAGCCAATTCCGATTGGTTTTCTTTGGCAACCAATATAGGGAAAAACAATTCTTTAAGTTTTAACGGTTTGACGCTTAATGATGCAGACATTAAAGTAATTACGTATAAAGGCGACAGTATTTCAAACTTCATCCGTTTTACACAACTTTTTGACAGCGGTAAAAAGAAAGACCCTAAAAAGCCACCTTTCCAACTGAACGCACGTTTAGAAATTTTAAATTCAAAAGTTTCTATTGTTAATCAAAATTCTCCGGGAGAACCAGGGAAATGGTTGACAGCGACTAATGTAAATCTGATTGCTCCAAAAGTTAAAGTTAATGGCGCAAATATTAATGCCCGAATTGACAATTTTACTTTCATCAC
This region includes:
- the tsaD gene encoding tRNA (adenosine(37)-N6)-threonylcarbamoyltransferase complex transferase subunit TsaD; amino-acid sequence: MSDSIILGIESSCDDTSAAIIKGNSILSNIAANQEIHKEYGGVVPELASRAHQQNIIPVVEKSILKANIQQNAISAIGFTRGPGLLGSLLVGTSFAKSLAMSLDVPLIEVNHLQAHILAHFIDDANPVPPKFPFLCLTVSGGHTMIVLVKDYFDMEIIGKTIDDAAGEAFDKIGKIFDLDYPAGPIIDRLAKEGNPDAFKFNKPKLDNYDYSFSGIKTSVLYFIQKEVKKNPDFIKENMNDLCASVQKCIIEILMNKLEKAAKDLNIKEVAIAGGVSANSALRKVMQDNHEKLGWNIYIPKFEYTTDNAAMIAMVAQLKFERGEFTDLRTTATSKYDL
- a CDS encoding RsmE family RNA methyltransferase: MKLFFGEINNGKAIINDEEQQHIVKVLRMKDGEEIHVTDGKGNLASGTLIIEGKKAGIEVVEIKTETPDFSPKLHIAIAPTKNIDRIEFFVEKAVEMGISEITILQTEKTERKNLNIDKIRKQAIAASKQSLRFHFPVINDLIKIQDFLKTIDSETTFVAHCNENLERIALNEIPKLENYTFLIGPEGDFSDKEILFLAEKGIKAVSLGNQRLRTETAGVFVAAWNYNKMIK
- a CDS encoding TrmH family RNA methyltransferase: MKDLEKTYEYLQQFLTEERLRKIEHFAPESSDFILPVIEDVYQFRNAAAIVRSVEACGFHKVVALQEEHSFEPNLKVTKGADTWVEVERLPRNMESFQNIKDRGYKMVAVSLEKNAKFLPEYEITKPIALVFGTEMEGVSEEILDFADETLAIPMYGFTRSFNVSVAASICMYELKQKLIKSNIDYKLNEEKLLRMKIRWAVNSMRSGNQVFEKYLKDNNFSF
- a CDS encoding asparaginase → MKRKVLLIYTGGTIGMEKDYETGSLRAFDFGNIFEKMPEMKLMECEVFVHPFAQPLDSSDMGPEEWRMIANLIFDNYKKYDGFLILHGTDTMSYTASALSFMLKGLTKPVILTGSQLPIGDLRTDAKENLLTSLYYASLYEQNDAVIQEVAIYFEYKLLRGNRTLKYSAEYFDAYASPNYPILGQSGVHLKIDKDNLFRCDGRIEFHVDEHISEDVLFWRIFPGMKLNHFKEIPKMKVLILQVFGSGTIFSSEKTLETLQQIRNNGTEIVVVSQCISGGISFGKYENSNIFSRIGAISGRDMTAESAITKAMHLIDNPNYHGSFADNFARNICGEISE
- a CDS encoding TolC family protein, which produces MKIYNKYIAAIAVSLVLASCKAPMATVIQDDVKNNIPENFKQDEQQDVNNNSGTTPWRQFFTDPNLVSLIETSLKNNQELMITLQEIEIAKSGVVAKKGKLSPTVRAGLGAGVKKAGRYTSEGAGDASTEIEPGKEMPDPLGNFEGGLMANWEIDIWKKLRNEKDAAVAHYLSTVEGKNFVLSNLIEEVADNYYELLALDNQLDIIQQYIKLQTRALEISKIQKQAAAATELAVKKFEAELAKSKATEYTIRQQITEKENQINALCGRYPQPIVRTKESFMSTIPQTVYTGIPSQLLANRPDIKQAELELKAAKLDVEAARKEFYPSLEISATLGLEAFKPSYLVKMPESIAYNLVGELAGPLINKSAIKANFQTADAKQIQALYEYDKTILNAYLDISNLMSKVKNIDQYYQLKSQETQALDQSIDIANQLFKNSRADYLEVLLNQRDALDAKMELIEAKEKQLSTVVDIYKSLGGGWK